Below is a window of Camelina sativa cultivar DH55 chromosome 11, Cs, whole genome shotgun sequence DNA.
ttatgttttagggaggaagaaatgaaaagaagaattgATCAGAAGCGCAAATGAAATTGAACATGAACCTTCAATATATAGACCTtacaaacacaatcaataccATTCACgggttacaaaaacaaatacaacaaccCAAAACACATTCACGGGTTGCAAACAGTCCGTTCAACAAACAAAAGCCGACCACACTTAAACAAAAGAGACACCCGTGAATGGCACTAAAAAACAACCAACACATTCACGGTTCCAAACAGAACacatcaatacaaaaaaaagacagcTTCCATTCGCTTGACTACCAACATGTTTAACTTTAGATGGCAACGAGACAGCTTCATATGTCAtcccaaaacctgaaacaaaagaagaacacaagttAAACAATAGTTTAACAAGACTTAAACCCCGAAGGCCTCATCTCGTCTCCACCATTGCTCGAAGGAGCTGAGAAATCTCCTTCAGAAGCAAGATTAGTACGCTTATTGCTACATTCTTCATGTCGTTCTGtgatccatttctgatcatTCTTCAGTTCTCTCCAACAATGTCCAAGCATAAACGGCTTCTTCATGTCATTCTTGTAAAACTCATACGCCATGCTCAcaacatcatcttctgattGTCCACTCTTCCTTCTTGTATTCGCTTGTGAGTAACACCCAACAAACTTGTTGACTTGGTGGTTTATCTTACTCCACCTTGCCTTACATTGTGAAGGCCCTCTTGCGTTTAAAGTAGCATCTCCATCATGAGCTTTGTAATAGTCTGGAACCCTCTTCCAGAAAATTTGTAGCCGCTGGTCGTTGCTCACCACTGgatctttgtttgtgtttaacCAAGCGCTTATGAGATGAACATCCTCCTCTGCACTCCACCGCTTCCTACTTCCTCTGCCTCCgtcttcatcaatctcatctACTGTAACCTCGATACAATCTTCAGATTCAGATGTAGGGGTTATGTTAAGAGGCTGAGAAGAAAACCCAGGGATAAAGTTTGAAGGCTGAGAAGAAAATTGATTAGTAAACTGAATAGGCTGAGAGGATTGGGTGGAAATTGGAGGAATAGGATTATCAGAACAGTTGGAGtctttttgaaaattcaaaagatcaacaaaattttgatcccAAAAACAATAAGGGTTTCTAGGATCCATTGCTTGTGTTAGTGTAGGCGGAGAGTTTAGGTTTGTGAAAGCTGAGAGTTTAGGTTTGTGAAAACGANNNNNNNNNNNNNNNNNNNNNNNNNNNNNNNNNNNNNNNNNNNNNNNNNNNNNNNNNNNNTGTAACAGTGCAGTGTGGAGATGCATCCGAGACGTGGAGCCCAATACAGAAAACAAATGGCTCGACTTTATCGACTCTTATCCTGTTGATGTACCTGACTCTACAAATATCAGACCAGGCTAGCACAAGCAAGTAATACAACTCAGGAGGGCTCTGAGTTTGTTAGGTAAATTCATCCTCGAAGAACACAAAGACCTCTTTTCACAGGTTTTGTAATGTTGTTTGGTCTCAttctcacactcaaagacattGAAAATTGATGTCATTTTTCACATGATCCCATGTTTATAATCTAGTTGTAACAATAgcatttgaatttttgatataatatatgaCCAAGAACCGAGAATCCTAAACCAAAAAGTTCTAACAGTGAAGCAAATAAGAGCTAGCATGATCACCAATTTCCGCCAAAGTCATCAATAGAGCTTGATTTGattgaaacaaatcaaagcCTTATTGTCATAGTAACTAGTAATAGAATTGTTATCTGCTGTATCTTCTATAGAGAATTATTGGAcagcctttttttttggttatgaatcATAATGTGAGTATGCAACAGGTACCTCTGTTATGAgcatttcttctttgttgttctcAATATTCTCCAAGGAATTATCATCTTCAACTCTATATGcgacaaaaaaaaggaaatattattGTTATCCTCCCTACACATTACAGTTTATACGTTCAGCCCAGGAACCTCTGTAACATCAAGATCAGGCTGTCTTCAGGGAATGTTGGACAGCCCTCGGCGGGTATCATATCGGTATTTGCCTGTTTTGTgtcaacaaaacaaagaattaaACATCAATGATTGTTCTGTGACCATAAGAAAACCTAACACTAGCGTTTGCCACAAAATATGTATGGGTTCTACGATCTATTCAATTCGCCTTCTAACTGTGGAGGAGCTTAGTAAACATGATAAGTGGGGATCACAAGTATAGAGTACatgaaaaaatccaaaaaaatatctatgtGAAGGAAAAGCAAAAGCTGTTACCTATCAACAAATCCGCGATCTTGAAGTTCAATGCAGTGAGGGGTTGGTATCTTCTTGTTCCACCGGCGTTTTTGGAGCTCCATGCGACAAGACTGGAAAAGAAAGTGTTTGCACTCTTTGATCACGTTGCCCTCAAGGTTAGCTCGAGCAGAGCTACCGAGCGGAAACTTCTCATCAAAGGCTGATGATGATCTAACAAAAAAGCTAATCTCCATATTCTGTGTTGTCTTTGGTATCTGATAAGAAGTGCTCTTGTGCAGAGAATACTCGGGTTCAGAAAAGGGTAGATACGCCAGCAACAAAAGTAGAAAGAATGGTAGAATCTGAATAATCGTCAAACAGCTTGGTCCAGCCAAACTAGGCTCCTCCTGTCGGGGTTGGTTACGCGCTTGTCTAGTCCTATAAGCATGGGAAGCACGGAACATgtttcgttgttgttgttgaccaAAAAACGACCTGAATATCTCATCGggatcaaactcatcatcaaagAAACCATTCCGCGTGTTATATCTCCTCCTGGGCCTACGATTCCGCCTCTGAACATGATCAAACTCATCAACAAACCCAACCTGATCATACTGGCTCCTCGAGTTACCATCACTCAAACACGTAAACGCTTTGGAAACTTTCTTAAACGCCTCCTCTGAACCAGGTGCCTTGTTCTTATCCGGATGAACTTTCAAAGACAACTTCCTNNNNNNNNNNNNNNNNNNNNNNNNNNNNNNNNNNNNNNNNNNNNNNNNNNNNNNNNNNNNNNNNNNNNNNNNNNNNNNNNNNNNNNNNNNNNNNNNNNNNNNNNNNNNNNNNNNNNNNNNNNNNNNNNNNNNNNNNNNNNNNNNNNNNNNNNNNNNNNNNNNNNNNNNNNNNNNNNNNNNNNNNNNNNNNNNNNNNNNNNNNNNNNNNNNNNNNNNNNNNNNNNNNNNNNNNNNNNNNNNNNNNNNNNNNNNNNNNNNNNNNNNNNNNNNNNNNNNNNNNNNNNNNNNNNNNNNNNNNNNNNNNNNNNNNNNNNNNNNNNNNNNNNNNNNNNNNNNNNNNNNNNNNNNNNNNNNNNNNNNNNNNNNNNNNNNNNNNNNNNNNNNNNNNNNNNNNNNNNNNNNNNNNNNNNNNNNNNNNNNNNNNNNNNNNNNNNNNNNNNNNNNNNNNNNNNNNNNNNNNNNNNNNNNNNNNNNNNNNNNNNNNNNNNNNNNNNNNNNNNNNNNNNNNNNNNNNNNNNNNNNNNNNNNNNNNNNNNNNNNNNNNNNNNNNNNNNNNNNNNNNNNNNNNNNNNNNNNNNNNNNNNNNNNNNNNNNNNNNNNNNNNNNNNNNNNNNNNNNNNNNNNNNNNNNNNNNNNNNNNNNNNNNNNNNNNNNNNNNNNNNNNNNNNNNNNNNNNNNNNNNNNNNNNNNNNNNNNNNNNNNNNNNNNNNNNNNNNNNNNNNNNNNNNNNNNNNNNNNNNNNNNNNNNNNNNNNNNNNNNNNNNNNNNNNNNNNNNNNNNNNNNNNNNNNNNNNNNNNNNNNNNNNNNNNNNNNNNNNNNNNNNNNNNNNNNNNNNNNNNNNNNNNNNNNNNNNNNNNNNNNNNNNNNNNNNNNNNNNNNNNNNNNNNNNNNNNNNNNNNNNNNNNNNNNNNNNNNNNNNNNNNNNNNNNNNNNNNNNNNNNNNNNNNNNNNNNNNNNNNNNNNNNNNNNNNNNNNNNNNNNNNNNNNNNNNNNNNNNNNNNNNNNNNNNNNNNNNNNNNNNNNNNNNNNNNNNNNNNNNNNNNNNNNNNNNNNNNNNNNNNNNNNNNNNNNNNNNNNNNNNNNNNNNNNNNNNNNNNNNNNNNNNNNNNNNNNNNNNNNNNNNNNNNNNNNNNNNNNNNNNNNNNNNNNNNNNNNNNNNNNNNNNNNNNNNNNNNNNNNNNNNNNNNNNNNNNNNNNNNNNNNNNNNNNNNNNNNNNNNNNNNNNNNNNNNNNNNNNNNNNNNNNNNNNNNNNNNNNNNNNNNNNNNNNNNNNNNNNNNNNNNNNNNNNNNNNNNNNNNNNNNNNNNNNNNNNNNNNNNNNNNNNNNNNNNNNNNNNNNNNNNNNNNNNNNNNNNNNNNNNNNNNNNNNNNNNNNNNNNNNNNNNNNNNNNNNNNNNNNNNNNNNNNNNNNNNNNNNNNNNNNNNNNNNNNNNNNNNNNNNNNNNNNNNNNNNNNNNNNNNNNNNNNNNNNNNNNNNNNNNNNNNNNNNNNNNNNNNNNNNNNNNNNNNNNNNNNNNNNNNNNNNNNNNNNNNNNNNNNNNNNNNNNNNNNNNNNNNNNNNNNNNNNNNNNNNNNNNNNNNNNNNNNNNNNNNNNNNNNNNNNNNNNNNNNNNNNNNNNNNNNNNNNNNNNNNNNNNNNNNNNNNNNNNNNNNNNNNNNNNNNNNNNNNNNNNNNNNNNNNNNNNNNNNNNNNNNNNNNNNNNNNNNNNNNNNNNNNNNNNNNNNNNNNNNNNNNNNNNNNNNNNNNNNNNNNNNNNNNNNNNNNNNNNNNNNNNNNNNNNNNNNNNNNNNNNNNNNNNNNNNNNNNNNNNNNNNNNNNNNNNNNNNNNNNNNNNNNNNNNNNNNNNNNNNNNNNNNNNNNNNNNNNNNNNNNNNNNNNNNNNNNNNNNNNNNNNNNNNNNNNNNNNNNNNNNNNNNNNNNNNNNNNNNNNNNNNNNNNNNNNNNNNNNNNNNNNNNNNNNNNNNNNNNNNNNNNNNNNNNNNNNNNNNNNNNNNNNNNNNNNNNNNNNNNNNNNNNNNNNNNNNNNNNNNNNNNNNNNNNNNNNNNNNNNNNNNNNNNNNNNNNNNNNNNNNNNNNNNNNNNNNNNNNNNNNNNNNNNNNNNNNNNNNNNNNNNNNNNNNNNNNNNNNNNNNNNNNNNNNNNNNNNNNNNNNNNNNNNNNNNNNNNNNNNNNNNNNNNNNNNNNNNNNNNNNNNNNNNNNNNNNNNNNNNNNNNNNNNNNNNNNNNNNNNNNNNNNNNNNNNNNNNNNNNNNNNNNNNNNNNNNNNNNNNNNNNNNNNNNNNNNNNNNNNNNNNNNNNNNNNNNNNNNNNNNNNNNNNNNNNNNNNNNNNNNNNNNNNNNNNNNNNNNNNNNNNNNNNNNNNNNNNNNNNNNNNNNNNNNNNNNNNNNNNNNNNNNNNNNNNNNNNNNNNNNNNNNNNNNNNNNNNNNNNNNNNNNNNNNNNNNNNNNNNNNNNNNNNNNNNNNNNNNNNNNNNNNNNNNNNNNNNNNNNNNNNNNNNNNNNNNNNNNNNNNNNNNNNNNNNNNNNNNNNNNNNNNNNNNNNNNNNNNNNNNNNNNNNNNNNNNNNNNNNNNNNNNNNNNNNNNNNNNNNNNNNNNNNNNNNNNNNNNNNNNNNNNNNNNNNNNNNNNNNNNNNNNNNNNNNNNNNNNNNNNNNNNNNNNNNNNNNNNNNNNNNNNNNNNNNNNNNNNNNNNNNNNNNNNNNNNNNNNNNNNNNNNNNNNNNNNNNNNNNNNNNNNNNNNNNNNNNNNNNNNNNNNNNNNNNNNNNNNNNNNNNNNNNNNNNNNNNNNNNNNNNNNNNNNNNNNNNNNNNNNNNNNNNNNNNNNNNNNNNNNNNNNNNNNNNNNNNNNNNNNNNNNNNNNNNNNNNNNNNNNNNNNNNNNNNNNNNNNNNNNNNNNNNNNNNNNNNNNNNNNNNNNNNNNNNNNNNNNNNNNNNNNNNNNNNNNNNNNNNNNNNNNNNNNNNNNNNNNNNNNNNNNNNNNNNNNNNNNNNNNNNNNNNNNNNNNNNNNNNNNNNNNNNNNNNNNNNNNNNNNNNNNNNNNNNNNNNNNNNNNNNNNNNNNNNNNNNNNNNNNNNNNNNNNNNNNNNNNNNNNNNNNNNNNNNNNNNNNNNNNNNNNNNNNNNNNNNNNNNNNNNNNNNNNNNNNNNNNNNNNNNNNNNNNNNNNNNNNNNNNNNNNNNNNNNNNNNNNNNNNNNNNNNNNNNNNNNNNNNNNNNNNNNNNNNNNNNNNNNNNNNNNNNNNNNNNNNNNNNNNNNNNNNNNNNNNNNNNNNNNNNNNNNNNNNNNNNNNNNNNNNNNNNNNNNNNNNNNNNNNNNNNNNNNNNNNNNNNNNNNNNNNNNNNNNNNNNNNNNNNNNNNNNNNNNNNNNNNNNNNNNNNNNNNNNNNNNNNNNNNNNNNNNNNNNNNNNNNNNNNNNNNNNNNNNNNNNNNNNNNNNNNNNNNNNNNNNNNNNNNNNNNNNNNNNNNNNNNNNNNNNNNNNNNNNNNNNNNNNNNNNNNNNNNNNNNNNNNNNNNNNNNNNNNNNNNNNNNNNNNNNNNNNNNNNNNNNNNNNNNNNNNNNNNNNNNNNNNNNNNNNNNNNNNNNNNNNNNNNNNNNNNNNNNNNNNNNNNNNNNNNNNNNNNNNNNNNNNNNNNNNNNNNNNNNNNNNNNNNNNNNNNNNNNNNNNNNNNNNNNNNNNNNNNNNNNNNNNNNNNNNNNNNNNNNNNNNNNNNNNNNNNNNNNNNNNNNNNNNNNNNNNNNNNNNNNNNNNNNNNNNNNNNNNNNNNNNNNNNNNNNNNNNNNNNNNNNNNNNNNNNNNNNNNNNNNNNNNNNNNNNNNNNNNNNNNNNNNNNNNNNNNNNNNNNNNNNNNNNNNNNNNNNNNNNNNNNNNNNNNNNNNNNNNNNNNNNNNNNNNNNNNNNNNNNNNNNNNNNNNNNNNNNNNNNNNNNNNNNNNNNNNNNNNNNNNNNNNNNNNNNNNNNNNNNNNNNNNNNNNNNNNNNNNNNNNNNNNNNNNNNNNNNNNNNNNNNNNNNNNNNNNNNNNNNNNNNNNNNNNNNNNNNNNNNNNNNNNNNNNNNNNNNNNNNNNNNNNNNNNNNNNNNNNNNNNNNNNNNNNNNNNNNNNNNNNNNNNNNNNNNNNNNNNNNNNNNNNNNNNNNNNNNNNNNNNNNNNNNNNNNNNNNNNNNNNNNNNNNNNNNNNNNNNNNNNNNNNNNNNNNNNNNNNNNNNNNNNNNNNNNNNNNNNNNNNNNNNNNNNNNNNNNNNNNNNNNNNNNNNNNNNNNNNNNNNNNNNNNNNNNNNNNNNNNNNNNNNNNNNNNNNNNNNNNNNNNNNNNNNNNNNNNNNNNNNNNNNNNNNNNNNNNNNNNNNNNNNNNNNNNNNNNNNNNNNNNNNNNNNNNNNNNNNNNNNNNNNNNNNNNNNNNNNNNNNNNNNNNNNNNNNNNNNNNNNNNNNNNNNNNNNNNNNNNNNNNNNNNNNNNNNNNNNNNNNNNNNNNNNNNNNNNNNNNNNNNNNNNNNNNNNNNNNNNNNNNNNNNNNNNNNNNNNNNNNNNNNNNNNNNNNNNNNNNNNNNNNNNNNNNNNNNNNNNNNNNNNNNNNNNNNNNNNNNNNNNNNNNNNNNNNNNNNNNNNNNNNNNNNNNNNNNNNNNNNNNNNNNNNNNNNNNNNNNNNNNNNNNNNNNNNNNNNNNNNNNNNNNNNNNNNNNNNNNNNNNNNNNNNNNNNNNNNNNNNNNNNNNNNNNNNNNNNNNNNNNNNNNNNNNNNNNNNNNNNNNNNNNNNNNNNNNNNNNNNNNNNNNNNNNNNNNNNNNNNNNNNNNNNNNNNNNNNNNNNNNNNNNNNNNNNNNNNNNNNNNNNNNNNNNNNNNNNNNNNNNNNNNNNNNNNNNNNNNNNNNNNNNNNNNNNNNNNNNNNNNNNNNNNNNNNNNNNNNNNNNNNNNNNNNNNNNNNNNNNNNNNNNNNNNNNNNNNNNNNNNNNNNNNNNNNNNNNNNNNNNNNNNNNNNNNNNNNNNNNNNNNNNNNNNNNNNNNNNNNNNNNNNNNNNNNNNNNNNNNNNNNNNNNNNNNNNNNNNNNNNNNNNNNNNNNNNNNNNNNNNNNNNNNNNNNNNNNNNNNNNNNNNNNNNNNNNNNNNNNNNNNNNNNNNNNNNNNNNNNNNNNNNNNNNNNNNNNNNNNNNNNNNNNNNNNNNNNNNNNNNNNNNNNNNNNNNNNNNNNNNNNNNNNNNNNNNNNNNNNNNNNNNNNNNNNNNNNNNNNNNNNNNNNNNNNNNNNNNNNNNNNNNNNNNNNNNNNNNNNNNNNNNNNNNNNNNNNNNNNNNNNNNNNNNNNNNNNNNNNNNNNNNNNNNNNNNNNNNNNNNNNNNNNNNNNNNNNNNNNNNNNNNNNNNNNNNNNNNNNNNNNNNNNNNNNNNNNNNNNNNNNNNNNNNNNNNNNNNNNNNNNNNNNNNNNNNNNNGAGAGTTTAGGTTTGTGAAAGCTGAGAGTTTAGGTTTGTGAAAACGAAAGGGTTTGGAGAGATAAACGTTAAGAGTTTGGGTTAGTGTTTAACAATGGTCGTTTATATTGACCTCAAGGTTTATGTGAGCTTTAATACTAAAGGTTAGACAAAGAGAATAAAGGTTTATTTAGCTAAAGACTAATGAGTGTTTTAGTACTAAAGAGATATACTTTTCAGTATATCTCTATGAATAGACCGATTGAAACACTTTTCAGTAAATCTTCTTGGGTAAACGTTTCAAAAAGCTGATCTttaaaattaatactaaattcaaactcaatcatataggttttggaaaattttacacacaaactcaaactcaaccacatGATCAAACAGCATAACAACACAAGGATTAAATTTAAGACACACAcggttttggaaaattttaaacCCTTGAGCAAATTTTTAAACACACACAGTTCATCActtatcaaatacaaaaacacacgGTTTGATGTTCAATTATTTTTACCGAACATCAAACATTCTCATCATCAAATACAAACATAACACATCAAGACAAAGACAAACATAACACTTCAATCCTTCTTACAATCTATAACACATAGACAAACATAACacttaaacaatataaaaagcTACACATTCATCACAAACGCaaactcaaacaaaaccaaacaacaacaatgaaagcTAGAGTAGCATACCTTTACAAGTAAGAGAATCCAACGTGTGTCCACTTCACTTTAACCAATCTTCACTCTATAACAAAACAGACAAACACAAGATAACAAGAGCATAAAAATGtactaatttttgaaaaaactatCAGACAATAACTCGATTAAAACATAAACCCAATCACCCtccaaaaaaattctcaaaaccgATTGAACATCAAACTAATCTCATAATCTACGCCTAATAAGTCAAATCgaaataaaacatttacaaatctaacaatcaatcaattaatctGAAACCCTAACTAGTATAGACAACCAAAGTTTAATTTCAAATACATGCAATAAATCGGAAAGGAGAAGACGAACCTTCTATCTCCGATTCGGTAGCCAATGGATCTCACCGTTCCCTGTAGGCCACCAGAAGAATCCTCCGCCGTCGTTGTCCCACTAAAAGGAACCGTCGCCGTTGGTAGCTGTGAGAACCGAACAGTCGACTCTCACGATTGAGCCGATCTGGAAGCCATCGCCTCCGGGTGACCAACTATCCTCCAGTATAAGTTGGAAAAATCAAAGACTTAAACGGAAATCCATTGATTTTTCCGATTCAAGATGAATCGCCTCTTCAATCGTTTGTCTTCTgcgagagaggagagagagagagtcaggagaaagagagaagaaataggaaaaaaaaaacattttatatattcgCTCCAACCTACCACAGTATGCCACGTAGCATTCTTAACCCGTTGCTAAAATTGCTTCCCACAGCAACGATCCTCACCTTTGTGGACCCAGAATTGGGTTGTTTAATATTGTTTTAGGGCCCAAAAACATGAGTACCCATGAGTGGAGATGCTCTTATAGGGTTCGGAATATGAGAACCAACTGATAAATCAAACGGTTAACATTTTACTAATGACACGTGTTCCTTTTGCATCCGTCGATTAAAACCCAAAAtgatttcccaaaaaaaaaagagtaattcaaaacccaaaaataatcAGAGCAGTTGGCGCTTTCTTCCTCTGTTGATCGACACACTAATCATCAATGGCGATCAAATTCGTATCACTGTTgttaactctcttcttcttcttctacaatgcGATCTCAATTTCCCAATCCACAGGTTCGTTTGTGTTTTTCTCTTCACTAGCATTATTAATTGTACTCGACggggtttttgatttttttttggagtgtTTTCTCTTTACCGTAGATGAAGAATCTGGGCTCCCGAAATTTACATTCAGTTGGTCGGATGATAAGAGAAAGTTCAAATCTGGCGAAATCGCTGCGATTTCGATCAAAGTTGTCGGGAATTTCGAAAACCATGGCAACGCTTCGTTAGGTCAGAGAGCGTTTAAGCCCACAGTTACTGTAAACGGCAAAATCGGCAACAGTTGGTACATTTCTGGGGTTTGGCTACATCTCGGCGAAGATATTGGAAATTGGAAGATTTATTTTACTCCAATCATGGTTGGGATCTTCAACATCGTTATAGACGAAGACAATTTCaaagtgttggattcgtcgcTACACTTCGAAGTCGAAACAggtttctttgagttttttgATGTTCCTCGAAATTTTTGGATTAAAAGTAATCAGAGAGATTATACTAATAAATTTTTGTGAAGGGATGATGTACCCATCGGTATGTGTTGTGTCTTGGATGGGACTAAGGAATGTGTTTGAAGCCGGGAAGGTGATTGAGTTTCAGGGgttttctttgtctcttctttatGAGCCATGTTTGAGCAGGACCTTTGGATGTTTCCAATTGTGTGAGCATATGGAAGTCAGAGCTAAACACATGGCAGATGTTTTCTAAAATGGACATCTTCTTACACCAGAGAGATCGATTTGGAAACCTCGTTTCTGGTTTTTACGAATTCGATGCTGATGTGGTGGAAAAAGAGACTGGTTTGTCCATACCGGTATCAGATTTCCAGTTTGAGTATGTAGAGCCGGGGATTCAGTTTATGTCTTTTAGCCTCTTTTGAACCAGGAAATTTCTTGCTTACTCTTTCTGATATCAAGCAGCACAATGTGAGCATCTCTGGTATGCCACATGcgtatacagtatatataggTCAGTGTTTGCCTAAACTGCTTTATGGtatgatgtttttcttttagtcctcttatttgttttcttgacaGGTTATTGTGATGGATCAACAAGTATAGTAAATGGTTCAGGGATCAATGCTTCTATTGCTGGGG
It encodes the following:
- the LOC104728726 gene encoding chaperone protein dnaJ 49-like yields the protein MASRSAQSKLSLKVHPDKNKAPGSEEAFKKVSKAFTCLSDGNSRSQYDQVGFVDEFDHVQRRNRRPRRRYNTRNGFFDDEFDPDEIFRSFFGQQQQRNMFRASHAYRTRQARNQPRQEEPSLAGPSCLTIIQILPFFLLLLLAYLPFSEPEYSLHKSTSYQIPKTTQNMEISFFVRSSSAFDEKFPLGSSARANLEGNVIKECKHFLFQSCRMELQKRRWNKKIPTPHCIELQDRGFVDRQIPI
- the LOC104728725 gene encoding glutathione S-transferase T3-like, whose amino-acid sequence is MDPRNPYCFWDQNFVDLLNFQKDSNCSDNPIPPISTQSSQPIQFTNQFSSQPSNFIPGFSSQPLNITPTSESEDCIEVTVDEIDEDGGRGSRKRWSAEEDVHLISAWLNTNKDPVVSNDQRLQIFWKRVPDYYKAHDGDATLNARGPSQCKARWSKINHQVNKFVGCYSQANTRRKSGQSEDDVVSMAYEFYKNDMKKPFMLGHCWRELKNDQKWITERHEECSNKRTNLASEGDFSAPSSNGGDEMRPSGFWDDI